The following DNA comes from Enterocloster bolteae.
TGGAAATAGCAAATAGGGGAAAGCTGTTAATATAAGATTATCGAAGGGACTGGCAGTGCTATGGAACAGAAAACAGGAGGGAACATGATGCAGGAACGGCAATATAAAATTCTGAAGCTGCTGTACAGGTCAGATGGATTTGTGACTGTGGAGCGTCTGGCGGCAGATGTGAATTGTTCCCTTAAGACTATCAGAAATGACCTGAAGCAGCTGGGAAGCTTCCTGGAAGAATATGGGCTGGGAAAGGTTGTCTCTAAGAGCAACAAAGGCGTGTGCCTTATAAAGGACAAGGACTGGGACACGGCAAAGCAGGCATGGAATGATGTGAACCAGATGGAGCTGTATGGCACAGACAAGCATTTCCAGATACTGGAACTCCTGCTGAAGCAGAGAAGCATACAGAAGATGAAACTGGAGCAAAGGCTTCTCATTAGCAGGCTGGATGCTGAAAAAGCTGCCAGCCAGGCATCTGTATGGCTGACGGCCCATCATGTAGCTGTTACCTGTAAGAGAGGCCAGGGATTGCAGATCGAGTGCAGCGAGTATTACTGGCGCATGGCCATGTGGGAACTCTTTGCAGATATATCCAGAAAGCGGCAGGAGTTTGGGGACCAGACCCTGAAAAGCCAGACAGAAAAGTTCCTGTGGGGATTTGATATGGCCGGGGTAACAGGGGCCATTGCAGGGCTGGAGAAAAAATTTGGGATACACTACAGCTTCGACGGGTACCAGCAGCTGTCATTTCTCCTGTCACTGTGTGTTATACGAATCAGGAAAAAGGAGTATGCAGAGATTCCTGCGGATTTTGGGCATCAGAGGGCAGAATGGCAGGGCCTGGAATATGACCTCAGTATGGCCGAAACATGTATGGAAAGTCTTAAGGAGTATTATCATACCGACTTCCCGGAAGGAGAAAAGCAGTTTACGGTATTAGTTTTAGGGGCTGCCGAGATACAGGAGTTTACAGACGAGGCGTCCAGGCAGACTTATATGGAGGCCAACCAAAACATCTGCCGGGTGACAGACAAGGTGATTTCCATTACCGGCAATATTCTGGGACAGGGGCTTGACAGGGATGATTACCTTTTTGACAGCCTCCTTCTGTATATGAAATCCAAGACCTTGAAACTGCGGTGCGGCATCCTGGAGGAAAATCCTCTGAAGGAGGTAGTGAAGTCCAAGTATCCCAATATTTATGCCGCTGCCTGGTCGGCAAGTCTTATCATTGAGTCTGAACTTGAAGTGAGAATCGGGGAAGATGAGGTGGCGTACCTGGCATTATATATAGGCGGTGCCATTGAGCGGCTGAACGTGGGAGTGGAGGTGTGCATCCTGTGCAATCATGGTATCGGAATATCCAGAATTCTCAAAGAGCAGATTGAGCGCTCCATACAGAATATTAATGTAGTGGATGTCCTGACCACAAGGGATACATGTAAGATTCAGAGGAGCCAGTGTGATTTTCTTATATCATCTGTTCCGGTGGGGGATGTGTTTGCAGGCAGGGATGTGGTACAGATTGGAAATGTGCTGCAGCCCTGGGATATACAGCAGATTCAGAATAAGATGAAACAGGTGCGGAAAAAGAAGATGAGACGGATTGCCGAAAAGACAGAGCTCTCCGAGTACCAGCTGTTTCATCCGTCCCTTGTATACCATTTTCCGGAAAGGACACATAAGAAGGAAATCATATCCTTCCTGTGCGCCAGGCTGGCAGAGGCGGGTTATGTTACAAAGGATTATGAGCAGACTGTACTGGACAGGGAGGAAACCACATCCACTGTGCTGGAACTTGGGGTGGCCATTCCCCATGGAGCTGCGTTTTGTGTCTGCCGCCCGGTCATTGCGGCCGCCATATTGGAGGAACCGGTAGATTGGGGCAGGGACAGGAGAGTGGACCGGATTTTTCTTCTGGCATTGAATCTGGATGAACGGTTTAAGGCAAAAGGGCAGATTATCCGCTTTTATTCCGCCATTGTGACTTTATTGGACGACAAGGAGGCCTATGAAGAATTCCACAGCCTGAGAGGGCAGGAAGAAATAGCAGGCTATTTAAATTCTATAGTAAAAGGAGACAGGAAAGCATGAATCTGCTGGAGGTAATCAATGAAAATGCAGTGGCCGTCAATGTAAAGGCGCAGAATAAGGAGGAGGTGTTTGAATGTGTGTGCGACCTTCTTTTAAAGGACGGCAGCATTACATCCAAGGAAGAGTTCAAGCAGGATTTATATATACGGGAATCCCAGGGAAAAACAGGCATAGGGGACGGAATCGCCATTCCCCATGGAAAGTCGCTGGCAGTGAAGCGTAACTGTATATCGGTCCTTAAGCTGGAACAGCCCATTCAGTGGGAGACGCTGGATGGCCTGCCTGCCCAGGTTTTCATTATATTTGCCATCAATCAAAAGGACAAGGATGATTATTTCCTGCGCCTTATGGCCAGCGTGGCTAAAAAGCTGGCACAGGAAGGAACGTGCGGCAAACTGATGGGAAGCAGCACAAAGGAAGATATTCTGGAAGCATTTTGCTAGGGAGACCACACCACTAAGAACGAGGAGGAAATAAAGGATGAAGATAGTAGGGGTTACGGCATGTACTGCGGGTATTGCGCATACATACATTGTCAAGGAAAAGCTGGAGCAGGCAGCACGGAAGCTGGGATATACATGCAGAATCGAGACCCAGGGGAGCATCGGAATCGAGGAGCAGCTGACACCGGAGGAAATCCAGGAGGCAGATGTGGTCATCCTGGCCATTGATGTGAAAATATCAGGGGAAAACCGGTTTAAGGGTAAACCAGTGGTGCGCATGAGCACGGAGAAGGCCATGAAAAATACGGGAGCAATGCTTCAGAGTATTGAGGAAGCTCTGACAAAAAAGAAAAACGGAGGGAATTAAGATTATGGGTGGGTTAAAACTATCAGAGATTAAGAAGCATGTGATGACAGGAATATCGTTTATGATTCCCATAGTTGTGGGCGCCGGCTTATGTATGGCTCTGGGAACTGCCATTGGCGGGACCAAGGTATCAGAGGCAGAGGGTACCCTGATATGGTACATCTGGAGAACCGGTAAGATTGGCATGGGCTTTGTGGTGCCTGTGATCACTGCTGCCATCGCGTATTCCATCGCGGACAGGCCGGCCATTGCCCCTGGACTGATTCTGGGGTCCATTGCATCGGAAATTTATACAGGATTTATCGGAGGCATTATTGCGGCATTTCTTGTGGGCTATACGGTGCTGTTCCTGAAAAAATATCTGAAGGTGCCTAAGACCATGCAGGGGCTGGTTCCTGTACTTATTCTGCCTTTCCTGACAACGCTGATTTGCGGAGCCCTTATGTTTGCTGTCATAGGGAAACCGGTTGCCTTTGTCATCAATGCATTGCAGAACTGGCTGATAGGACTTCAGGGGGGATCCAAATTCATCCTGGGAGCCATAGTGGGAGGTATGTGCGGTGTTGACTTTGGCGGGCCTATCGGCAAGACCGCATCCCTGTTTGCCAATGGTCTTCTGGTGGACGGTATCTACGGACCGGAGGCAGTTAAGCTGGTTACATGTATGATTCCTCCTGTGGGCGTGACCCTTTCCTACATCCTTACCAGAAACAAGTACACAAAGGCCGAGAAGGAGGCGGTAAAGGCCGCGTTCCCAATGGGCATCTGCATGATTACAGAGGGTGTGATTCCTCTGGCTATGAACGACCCGCTGCGCGTAATCGGTTCCTCCGTGATTGCCACCTCCATAGCAGGAGGCCTGACCATGGTTCTGGGAATTGAGAACTATGTAACAGCAGGAGGATGGTTTATCATCCCGCTGTCCAATAAGCCAATGATGATGGCAGCCATGGTGGTCCTGGGAGGCGTCATCATGGGAGTGATACTCTCCCTGTGGAAGAAAGTGGTGACGGAAGACGATTCCATGGACTTTGGAATGGAACAGGAAAATGGGGAGAGCACCACAGAAGGAATGACATTTGAGAACTTTTAACACATTCGGGTATGTTTTTACAGGAGGATAAAAAATGCTGCTGAATCTGCGGGAAATACTGGAACCTGCCGTAAAGGATAATTTTGCAGTGGGAGGATTTAATGTAACAGAAAGTACCATGTTCAAAGCCATTGTGGAGGAGGCGCAGTACCGGGAAGCCCCGGCCATTATCCAGGTCTCTCCCAATGAATTCCAGTTTTCGGAACGGGAACTGTACCTGTATTTCTCGGTCCGCCTGCAGCGCAGCAGGAATCCTTTTGTACTGCACTATGACCACAGCAAATCCTATGAGGGATGCATCCGCGCGATCCAGGCAGGCTTTACCTCTGTCATGTTTGACGGCTCGCAGATGGAGTATGACCAGAATGTGGAGTGTACACGCCGGGTCGTGGAGGCGGCCCATGGGGCCGGCGTATCGGTGGAAGGGGAGATTGGCACCATAGGGGAGACCGAGGACTATTTAAACGGCACGGTCCGGGATATGGTATATACATCACCGGAGCTGGCCAGACGGTTTGTAGAGGACACCGGCGTGGACGCCCTGGCAGTTTCCATTGGCACGGTACACGGCATTCTTCCAAAAGGATATGTGCCTAAGCTGCAGCTTGGGCTTCTGAAAGAGCTGGCAGCTGCGGTGCCGGTGCCGTTAGTTCTTCACGGAGGTTCCGGCACGCCCCATGATGAGGTTGCGGCTGCCTGCAGGACAGGCATACACAAGGTAAATATATCCAGTGAGTTCAAACATGCCTATTACCAAAGCGTAAGGGAATTTGTAACAAATCATCCAACCCTGGTCAGTCCCACACGGGTCCTTAAGGATGCAGTGCAGGAGGTTAGAAATGTGGCAGGGACAAAGATGCAGGTGCTGGGCAGTACCGGGAAATCGCATTGCTACAGGAAATACTAAAATTTAAGGGGAGTACATAATGTATACAGATATCAAAACAATTCTTGATGATGCAAATAAAAACAACTATGCTGTTCTGGCGGCATCCGCATTTAACATGGAGCTGGCCAGGGGACTTATAGCGGCAGCAGATGAAATGCAGGCGCCGCTCATTATCCTCATGGGCCAGGCCCAGATGACAAAGCACGCCAGGCCGGAGCTGATGGTTCCCATGATTAAGACCCTGGCAGAACAGACCAATGTGCCGGTGGCCCTGATTCTGGACCATGGCAGGGACTGGGAGAAAATTACATGGGCTTACAGGCAGGGATTTTCCTCCATCATGGTGGATGCCTCGGCCTATGACATGGAGGAGAACATTGCCAGGACTAAAAAGGCGGTGGAGCTGTGTCATGTACAGGGACTGGCAGTGGAGGGCGAGCTGGGTCATGTAGGCCAGGCCGCCACTCTGGACGGATGCGACGTGTCGCTGTACACAAAGCCGGAGGAAGCCGTGCGATTTGTGCAGGAGACCGGGGTGGACAGCCTGGCCATTGCCTGCGGCACTGCCCATGGGGATTATCCCAAAGGCTTTATCCCCACCATTAATTTTGATGTTATAAAAGGTGTGAAGCAGGCAGTGAACATGCCTCTGGCGCTTCACGGCGGATCCGGATCCGGAGACGAGAACATCAGGAAAGCAGTGGAAGCAGGAATCAACAAGGTGAACATTGCCACCGAGATATTCAATGCATGCCGGGATTACGCAAAAAACCGTCTGGATGAAAAACCGGACCTGGATTATATGTCCCTTATGATGGAAGTGGAACAGGAATGTAAGAAAACAGTAAAGCATTTTATCAGCCTGACCGGTTCTGAGGGGAAGGCAGCCGGATTTAAGAAAAAGTATGCATTCTGCCACGGAATCAGCCAGATTGATACTGGGATTGGCGAATAGGGATATGCGCTGCAGCACCAAGCCTAATCCGCATGCTTCCTCCGGTACTGGATTGGGCTGCATCCGGCCTGCTCTTTGAAGACCCTGGAAAATGAACTGAGGTTGGTATATCCCACGGCCTGTCCAATCATTTCCACGGAGTAATCCGTATTAATGAGAAAGTCCTTTGCCCTGGTGATGCGGTATTCTGTAATATAGTCGCTCACTGTCATCCCGGAGATCTCCTTAAAGACATGATACAGCTGGGTCTTGCTGATTAAAAATAGCCGGGACAGGCTGTCCGTGCTCAGATTGTCGCTGTAATGGCCCCCGATGTATTCATAAATATCATATACCAGCCGGGCATGCTCCTGGTAGGCAGCCGTGTTTAGAGGGCCAAACCTCTCGGTGTAGAGCTGGTTGGTCAGCAGAAGAAATTCGCCCAGCAGAAATTTAAGGTGCAGATCTCTACCGTAAACAGGTGAAGCAGAGCAGCCGCTTTCCGGCCTGTTGTAATCCTCCATCCTGGAGAGCACGGAGAGAAAGGAGTCCAGCTGCCGGTCCGGAACAGTGAGTACCACGGGCTGATTGCCGGGACGAAACAGGAAACATTCCAGCAGATTCACTTCAGGAGTGGAGAACCGGGATATGTAATTGGAGGAAAAATACAGCACATACCGGTCGCAGATTCCTGAACCGTCCTCCGGATAGATATAGTGCAGATCCATCTGGTTAAACAGAATCAACCCATTTCTGGGAATATCAATCTCCCCTGTTTCAAACTTGCATTTTAAGTTGCCGGACAGAGCAAATATAATTTCCATCTGCCTGTGCAGGTGGAAATTCCTTTTTTCAGTTGTCTCAGTTATCTTGTGCCTTACGGAAAATTCCTCCGGCAGCTTTTCCGTGTAGCGTGAAAACGGGATGTCCATGGGAACCTCCTGAACGGTTATCTGTCATACGTTAAAACACGTTTTAGTATAGCACGGTTTGAAGAAAATGCAAAGTGCCGGGATAATCTGCAAAAAAAGGCCGCAGCACATCAGATATAATATGAAATGTAAGAAAAACAGGAAAATATGTAAGCGAATCTAAGAAAAAAATAAGGAAACAGCTGCTATGATTGATGAAATTGTAAAAAGCACAAGGGAAGCCTCAGCTGTGCTGGACCGCATAAAGTCCATGCCCTGTGAAGGATTAGAAAAAGAAGTAATTCTGCCTTTGCTGAGAAAAGCAGTTAACCTGAAGCTTATGATTCAGGAGGACACCCAGACAGATATCAGAAAGCTTGTCATTATAAGCATCAAACGCCAGGATTTGCGGAAGGGAAATCTGCCGGATGAGGTGATTCAGAGGGAGATAAAGAAATACGACTGCCACCAGACCAGCCTGGCGGTGCAGAAAAAGGTACTGCTGCTTATGTTTATAGAGAGGGAGCTGGGAATTGCCATGGAGGATGATGAGGCCTCGGACATTGAGAATCTGGATGAACTGGCTGACGCTGTCATAAGGCACCTGAAAGGGGGAAAATGATATGGATGTAACTGAAATCCGCAGGGATTTTCCAATTCTGAACCAGGAAGGAAAGCCGTTAGTCTACCTGGACAACGGGGCCACAACCCAGAAGCCCCAGGCTGTTATTGACCGGCTGTGCAGGTACTATTCCATGGAGAATTCCAATATACACAGAGGAAGCTACCCCCTCAGCAGCCAGGCATCCCGTATGTATGAAAGGGCCAGGGAGACGGTCCGGTCATGGGTGGATGCGGAGTATGGGGAGGAAATCGTATTTACCAAAGGATGTACGGAGTCAGTCAATCTGGCTGCCGCGGCTGTATTTGAGACATATGTCTGCCCGGGAGATAATGTGATTGTCACTGAGTTGGAACATTCCTCCAACTATTTTCCCTGGAAGAATCAATGTGAGAAAAAATGCGCGCAATTCCGTGTGGCATTGGCACAGACAGACGGCAGCCTGAGGGCGGAGGATGTGCTGGATCAGATGGACAGCCGCACCAGACTGATTGCCGTCACGGCCATGTCCAACGTGACAGGCTTCTGCCCGGACGTGGACCGTATTATAAGAGAAGCCCACAAACGGGGCGTACTGGTCCTGATAGACGCTGCTCAGGCCGTTGTCCACCGGGCTATATCCGTCAGGCAGATGAAATGTGATTTCCTTTGCTTCTCCGGCCACAAGATATACGGCCCTATGGGAATCGGGGTACTGTACGGAAGAAAGATGTATCTGGAGGAGATGGCTCCCTATCTGTACGGCGGGGATATGGTGGTGAAAGGAGACCGGGGAGAAGTTTCATATAAGAAATCCCCGTCCAAATACGAAGCCGGTACCCAGGATATAGCCGGAGCGCTTGGACTGGAGGCAGCTCTGCTCTATCTCAATCGCAGGGGATTTGAGGAGATGATCCAATATGAGGCGGAACTGGGCGCGTATCTGAGGGAACGCCTGGAAGCAGTTAAAGGGGTACATGTAATTGGGGAACCGGCTGTGCGGCAGCCCTTATCTGGCAGGTCCGAACCACAGCCGCAGTCTGGCGGGTCCGTACCACAGCCGCAGTCTGCCGGGTCCGTGTCGCCCATAGCATTGTTCGAGACAGATAAGCTGGGTGCTTATGACATAGGTGTTCTGCTGGCCAATAGCGGAATAGCGGTCCGAAGCGGTTCCCACTGCGCCTACCCCCTAATGAAACGTATGGGAAAGGAAAGTCTCTGCCGCGTATCATTGTCTTTTTACAATACAAAGCAGGAGATTGAATATATGGCAGAGAGGCTGGAACGGATCTGCGGGAGGGGAAGCTAATGGATGAAAAAGACCAGACAGACATATGCCAATCGGACATATGCCGGACAGATATATGCCGGGCAGAGAAAAAGTATATTGACAGTCTGCTCCGGTTGCAGGACCCTGGAGCCCAGTGTGAATACCTTCTTATGCTTGGAATGGAAAAGCCTTTGTTGGATTCCCTGCGTGTGGACCGGTACAGGATTGGAGGATGCAGGACTGCAATATGGCTCCGGGCAGAGGACCGGGATGGAATGGTACATTTTTACAGTGACAGTGATTCGCTGCTGGTACGGGGCGTGCTTTCCATTCTGGAAGAACTGTACCAGGCAAGAACGCCGGAAATCATAAAGTCCCATCCCATGAGATTTCTGGATTATATATCTGACGATGTGATTTACCCTGAGATTAAGGAAAATGGATTGTCAAAATGTTATCAGATGCTGGCCCATATGTGAAATATAAAAATCTATACCAACAATGAAAACCATATTAAATGAAAACTATGTTGAGTGAAAACGATATCAAATAAAAACGATATAAAAGGAGAGGTCAATTATGAAGTATGCAATGGATGTAAAGGTTAACTTAAAACCAATTTTCAGCAATCTTGTACACACAGACTGGTGGGAAGGCCCGTGCCGCGTAGGGCCTATGGAAGAGGGCACGCCTGAATTTGAGCGCAGGGTGGGGAAGGAACAATTTAAAATCTGGTACGAGGAATTACAGAACAACCTGGATCTGACCCGCTGTAATCTGATGGATCCGGTTTACATGGAATTTGACGAGAGTTTTGTGATGCGGGATTCTGAATTTGACAAGCTGATGCCTGAAAATCATCAGGTGGATTTGTATTTGATTACATACCGCGTACCGGGAATCGAGCGTTTGAACAAGCCGGTTTCCATGATTAATCTGGGACCTACCCCCATCGACCTTGTGGGATATTACAGGGACATCGGACTGGAGGCATATATGGCCCATGACTATGAAGAATACAACCGTATTCTGACCTGCCTCCAGGTGCGTAAGGCTGTCGCAAATACAAAAATTTTAATCCTGTCCAATTCCGAGCAGACTCCGGCATCGGTCAACACCAGCTGCTGTGATCTGGTAAGCCTGTTCACACGGTACGGCATCCGCCATAACCGTATTGACTTCAGACAGGTGTTCAACTATTTTGATGAGATACCGGCAGACGAGGGAATCCATCAGGAGGCCAGGGCCCTGATGGAAGGGGCGGACAAAGTGGATATCACAGAGGAGTATCTGTGCAGCGATCTGCGGTATTTCCACGCGGTGCGCAGGATGATGGAGCGCTATGACTGCAATGCGTTCACCACCCCGTGCAAGGAACTGTGTGCCAGCCGCCTTCCCCAGAAGAATAAGTGTGTTCCCTGCATCACCCACTCCCTGAATAAAGATGACAGGATTCCGTCAGCATGTGAGGAGGATCTGGCTGTATGGATGGCCATGATGATGATGATGTACCTGACCCGCCAGAGCGTGTTCATGGGCAATCCGGTACTGGTGCTTGCCGGAAGCAGGACCTTGGAACAGCTGGGAATGCCAAAGCTTCTGACACAGCCCGGTCAGGTATTTGACCACGATGTACTGGAAATCCACCACGCTGTGCCGGTGCGCAGGATGCGCGGATTTGACCAGCCGGAGCAGAAATATGAGCTGGCCCATTTTACCACCCAGGGCTGGGGCGCCCATTATCATGTGGATATGGCAGAGGAGGAAGGACAGGTGGTTACCTTTGGCCGCTTTAACCGCCAGGGTACCAGGATGATGGTAGCCGTAGGCCATACCCTGGGATGCGAGTTCCGTCCCGTATACTGCAGTCCTGCGGTGTATTACGAGGTCGAGGGCGGCGCCAGAGAGTTCCGGCAGGCATTGGCAAAGGGAGGTTACGGACATCACCAGGCCATTATTTACGGCAATCATGTAAAGGAATTACAGGAGCTGGGCGAAATCGTGGGCTTTGAGGTGGAGGTGTTCCACTAATCAGAAACCCAATCAGGCCCAATCATTAAATTTTTAAAACCCCTTGACATTTCCGCAAAAAGAGGATAAACTCAATAAAAATTCATAATGAATGCGGAACAGCTCGAAAGGGAGTAGTTTAGATATATTGTCAACAACCTCGGTTCCAACGGAACCTGGCAATATATGCCTTTATGGTTACAAGACTTTTATGCGTGGTTTGCAGATATGTTACATATCCTGGCAGCCATCCATAGAAGTCTTTTTTTGTGGGTTTCCCGGCGCCGGAGCGTGGCGGATAAGCTTTTTTTGCCAGGCCCGGGGCATTTTGGCGCAGGGATACGCGCATAATAGACTAAGAACTCATAATGAGGAGGAAAGTACATGAAAGAATGGTATCAACAGACAAAAGAAGAGATACTCAGCCAGTTTCAGGTAACGGAACAAGGTCTGAC
Coding sequences within:
- a CDS encoding BglG family transcription antiterminator, whose protein sequence is MMQERQYKILKLLYRSDGFVTVERLAADVNCSLKTIRNDLKQLGSFLEEYGLGKVVSKSNKGVCLIKDKDWDTAKQAWNDVNQMELYGTDKHFQILELLLKQRSIQKMKLEQRLLISRLDAEKAASQASVWLTAHHVAVTCKRGQGLQIECSEYYWRMAMWELFADISRKRQEFGDQTLKSQTEKFLWGFDMAGVTGAIAGLEKKFGIHYSFDGYQQLSFLLSLCVIRIRKKEYAEIPADFGHQRAEWQGLEYDLSMAETCMESLKEYYHTDFPEGEKQFTVLVLGAAEIQEFTDEASRQTYMEANQNICRVTDKVISITGNILGQGLDRDDYLFDSLLLYMKSKTLKLRCGILEENPLKEVVKSKYPNIYAAAWSASLIIESELEVRIGEDEVAYLALYIGGAIERLNVGVEVCILCNHGIGISRILKEQIERSIQNINVVDVLTTRDTCKIQRSQCDFLISSVPVGDVFAGRDVVQIGNVLQPWDIQQIQNKMKQVRKKKMRRIAEKTELSEYQLFHPSLVYHFPERTHKKEIISFLCARLAEAGYVTKDYEQTVLDREETTSTVLELGVAIPHGAAFCVCRPVIAAAILEEPVDWGRDRRVDRIFLLALNLDERFKAKGQIIRFYSAIVTLLDDKEAYEEFHSLRGQEEIAGYLNSIVKGDRKA
- a CDS encoding PTS sugar transporter subunit IIA; the encoded protein is MNLLEVINENAVAVNVKAQNKEEVFECVCDLLLKDGSITSKEEFKQDLYIRESQGKTGIGDGIAIPHGKSLAVKRNCISVLKLEQPIQWETLDGLPAQVFIIFAINQKDKDDYFLRLMASVAKKLAQEGTCGKLMGSSTKEDILEAFC
- a CDS encoding PTS fructose transporter subunit IIB codes for the protein MKIVGVTACTAGIAHTYIVKEKLEQAARKLGYTCRIETQGSIGIEEQLTPEEIQEADVVILAIDVKISGENRFKGKPVVRMSTEKAMKNTGAMLQSIEEALTKKKNGGN
- a CDS encoding PTS fructose transporter subunit IIC yields the protein MGGLKLSEIKKHVMTGISFMIPIVVGAGLCMALGTAIGGTKVSEAEGTLIWYIWRTGKIGMGFVVPVITAAIAYSIADRPAIAPGLILGSIASEIYTGFIGGIIAAFLVGYTVLFLKKYLKVPKTMQGLVPVLILPFLTTLICGALMFAVIGKPVAFVINALQNWLIGLQGGSKFILGAIVGGMCGVDFGGPIGKTASLFANGLLVDGIYGPEAVKLVTCMIPPVGVTLSYILTRNKYTKAEKEAVKAAFPMGICMITEGVIPLAMNDPLRVIGSSVIATSIAGGLTMVLGIENYVTAGGWFIIPLSNKPMMMAAMVVLGGVIMGVILSLWKKVVTEDDSMDFGMEQENGESTTEGMTFENF
- a CDS encoding class II fructose-bisphosphate aldolase, which produces MLLNLREILEPAVKDNFAVGGFNVTESTMFKAIVEEAQYREAPAIIQVSPNEFQFSERELYLYFSVRLQRSRNPFVLHYDHSKSYEGCIRAIQAGFTSVMFDGSQMEYDQNVECTRRVVEAAHGAGVSVEGEIGTIGETEDYLNGTVRDMVYTSPELARRFVEDTGVDALAVSIGTVHGILPKGYVPKLQLGLLKELAAAVPVPLVLHGGSGTPHDEVAAACRTGIHKVNISSEFKHAYYQSVREFVTNHPTLVSPTRVLKDAVQEVRNVAGTKMQVLGSTGKSHCYRKY
- a CDS encoding class II fructose-bisphosphate aldolase, which encodes MYTDIKTILDDANKNNYAVLAASAFNMELARGLIAAADEMQAPLIILMGQAQMTKHARPELMVPMIKTLAEQTNVPVALILDHGRDWEKITWAYRQGFSSIMVDASAYDMEENIARTKKAVELCHVQGLAVEGELGHVGQAATLDGCDVSLYTKPEEAVRFVQETGVDSLAIACGTAHGDYPKGFIPTINFDVIKGVKQAVNMPLALHGGSGSGDENIRKAVEAGINKVNIATEIFNACRDYAKNRLDEKPDLDYMSLMMEVEQECKKTVKHFISLTGSEGKAAGFKKKYAFCHGISQIDTGIGE
- a CDS encoding AraC family transcriptional regulator yields the protein MDIPFSRYTEKLPEEFSVRHKITETTEKRNFHLHRQMEIIFALSGNLKCKFETGEIDIPRNGLILFNQMDLHYIYPEDGSGICDRYVLYFSSNYISRFSTPEVNLLECFLFRPGNQPVVLTVPDRQLDSFLSVLSRMEDYNRPESGCSASPVYGRDLHLKFLLGEFLLLTNQLYTERFGPLNTAAYQEHARLVYDIYEYIGGHYSDNLSTDSLSRLFLISKTQLYHVFKEISGMTVSDYITEYRITRAKDFLINTDYSVEMIGQAVGYTNLSSFSRVFKEQAGCSPIQYRRKHAD
- a CDS encoding aminotransferase class V-fold PLP-dependent enzyme, which encodes MDVTEIRRDFPILNQEGKPLVYLDNGATTQKPQAVIDRLCRYYSMENSNIHRGSYPLSSQASRMYERARETVRSWVDAEYGEEIVFTKGCTESVNLAAAAVFETYVCPGDNVIVTELEHSSNYFPWKNQCEKKCAQFRVALAQTDGSLRAEDVLDQMDSRTRLIAVTAMSNVTGFCPDVDRIIREAHKRGVLVLIDAAQAVVHRAISVRQMKCDFLCFSGHKIYGPMGIGVLYGRKMYLEEMAPYLYGGDMVVKGDRGEVSYKKSPSKYEAGTQDIAGALGLEAALLYLNRRGFEEMIQYEAELGAYLRERLEAVKGVHVIGEPAVRQPLSGRSEPQPQSGGSVPQPQSAGSVSPIALFETDKLGAYDIGVLLANSGIAVRSGSHCAYPLMKRMGKESLCRVSLSFYNTKQEIEYMAERLERICGRGS
- a CDS encoding SufE family protein — its product is MDEKDQTDICQSDICRTDICRAEKKYIDSLLRLQDPGAQCEYLLMLGMEKPLLDSLRVDRYRIGGCRTAIWLRAEDRDGMVHFYSDSDSLLVRGVLSILEELYQARTPEIIKSHPMRFLDYISDDVIYPEIKENGLSKCYQMLAHM